The Pyrus communis chromosome 2, drPyrComm1.1, whole genome shotgun sequence genome includes a window with the following:
- the LOC137725463 gene encoding probable indole-3-acetic acid-amido synthetase GH3.1, which yields MAVDSSLSPLGPPACDKDAKALQFIEETTRNADAVQERVLSEILARNAQTEYLKRFELGGATDRKTFKSKLPVITYEDLQPEIQRIANGDRSPILSAHPISEFLTSSGTSAGERKLMPTIQEELDRRQLLYSLLMPVMNLCVPGLDKGKGLYFLFVKSETKTPGGLLARPVLTSYYKSEHFKTRPYDPYNVYTSPNEAILCPDSFQSMYAQMLCGLLEREKVLRLGAVFASGLLRAIRFLQLNWQQLAEDIRTGTLSSKITDPDLKSCIGGILEPDPELADFMSKQCGKENWDGILTRIWPNTKYLDVIVTGAMAQYIPTLDYYSGGLPMACTMYASSECYFGLNLNPMCKPSEVSYTIMPNMAYFEFLPYEPNSVSGGGESGTRLVDLVEVEVGREYELVITTYAGLHRYRVGDILRVTGFHNSAPQFHFVRRKNVLLSIDSDKTDEAELQLAVDNASKLLKKFSASVVEYTSHADTTTIPGHYVIYWELLVKDSTNSESESFDSVMDQCCLTMEESLNSVYRQGRVADNSIGPLEIRVVKNGTFEELMDYAISRGASINQYKVPRCVNFTPIMELLDSRVISKHISPSLPHWTPERKMR from the exons ATGGCTGTCGACTCCTCACTCTCTCCCCTCGGCCCACCGGCCTGCGACAAGGACGCCAAAGCGTTACAGTTCATTGAAGAAACTACCCGGAACGCCGACGCCGTCCAAGAGCGGGTGCTGTCCGAGATACTAGCTCGAAACGCCCAGACCGAGTACCTTAAGCGCTTCGAACTCGGCGGCGCCACCGACCGCAAAACCTTCAAGTCCAAACTCCCCGTGATTACCTACGAGGATCTCCAGCCCGAAATCCAACGCATTGCCAATGGTGATCGCTCTCCCATCTTGTCAGCTCATCCCATCTCAGAATTCCTCACCAG TTCTGGGACTTCAGCTGGAGAGAGGAAGCTGATGCCAACAATTCAGGAGGAATTGGATCGCCGCCAATTATTATACAGCCTTCTCATGCCCGTCATGAACCT TTGTGTGCCCGGGCTGGACAAAGGAAAGGGCCTATACTTTCTGTTCGTGAAGTCCGAAACAAAGACGCCGGGCGGGCTTTTGGCCCGACCCGTTCTCACCAGCTACTACAAAAGCGAGCACTTCAAGACGCGCCCGTACGACCCGTACAACGTGTACACGAGTCCGAATGAGGCAATCCTTTGCCCGGACTCCTTCCAGAGCATGTACGCCCAAATGCTCTGCGGCCTCCTCGAGCGCGAAAAGGTCCTCCGCCTCGGCGCCGTTTTTGCGTCCGGTCTCCTCCGTGCAATACGGTTCCTCCAGCTCAACTGGCAACAACTAGCAGAAGACATCCGGACCGGAACTCTCAGCTCGAAAATAACTGACCCGGATTTGAAATCTTGCATAGGCGGGATCTTAGAACCCGACCCGGAGCTAGCGGATTTCATGTCCAAACAGTGCGGAAAAGAAAATTGGGATGGGATTTTAACTCGGATATGGCCAAACACGAAATATCTGGACGTGATAGTGACTGGCGCGATGGCGCAGTACATTCCGACGTTGGATTACTACAGCGGCGGATTGCCCATGGCATGTACGATGTACGCATCGTCCGAGTGTTATTTCGGACTCAATCTCAACCCGATGTGCAAGCCTTCCGAAGTTTCCTACACGATAATGCCAAACATGGCCTATTTCGAGTTCCTCCCTTACGAGCCAAACTCGGTGAGTGGCGGCGGTGAGTCGGGAACCAGACTCGTTGACCTCGTCGAGGTCGAGGTCGGAAGAGAGTACGAGCTCGTAATCACCACCTACGCCGGGCTTCACCGATACAGAGTCGGGGACATCCTCCGAGTCACCGGATTCCACAACTCGGCCCCGCAGTTCCACTTCGTGAGGAGGAAGAACGTTTTGCTCAGCATCGACTCGGACAAGACCGACGAAGCAGAGTTGCAACTCGCCGTCGACAACGCCTCCAAGCTCCTCAAGAAATTTAGCGCTAGCGTGGTGGAGTACACGAGTCACGCCGACACGACGACAATCCCGGGGCACTACGTGATCTATTGGGAGCTTCTCGTGAAGGACTCGACGAACTCAGAGAGCGAATCCTTCGACTCAGTGATGGACCAGTGCTGCCTAACGATGGAGGAATCACTTAACTCGGTGTATCGGCAGGGTCGAGTGGCGGACAACTCGATCGGGCCGCTAGAGATACGCGTGGTGAAGAACGGCACGTTTGAGGAGTTGATGGACTACGCGATCTCGAGAGGCGCGTCGATTAATCAGTACAAGGTACCGCGGTGTGTGAATTTTACCCCAATCATGGAGTTACTGGACTCCAGGGTAATTTCCAAGCATATCAGCCCATCTTTGCCGCACTGGACTCCTGAAAGGAAGATGCGGTAA